One genomic window of Bactrocera dorsalis isolate Fly_Bdor chromosome 4, ASM2337382v1, whole genome shotgun sequence includes the following:
- the LOC115065816 gene encoding pickpocket protein 28-like, which yields MNQALKSKVANLSESSMEYSLVNFLCGSDPNITVLNAIEDWSFSSSFVVNTSQSCERMLLKCNFGGVEYNCTELFHPVILDEGLCCTFNSLDQVYKFTNISSKVFFNKTYPPNVKPVDWSLENGYLNPLPKYFSPMKAVGFGQTLGLNIILNVERDEYSCSSGKSIGFKFTVGNPEDEPNIHESGLLLAPGFESIIRIIPSHQEADQKLHVLSRKYRNCVFESEHKLSVFSHYSYLNCMYECRIKTTISLCGCAEPYMITRYSNHTICGYKDFKCVQEIQYLLKNKRFQIPCGQECWTSCFLKKYKVDIFSANLKKSLMEHTNTLFANVTDTYVEENIAIANFYLQRYSYESTKQSPYIDSVDVLSNVGGLIGVFMGFSFISFAEIIYFFCIRSRRLNSVRKIGNSGRRPCALLANRPKTRFINPYKTPVYSLYQNNKFKSPLKM from the exons ATGAACCAAGCGCTAAAGAGCAAGGTGGCTAATCTCTCAGA ATCCTCCATGGAATACTCACTTGTAAATTTTCTGTGTGGCTCGGACCCAAATATTACAGTTCTGAATGCCATTGAGGATTGGAGTTTTAGCAGTAGTTTTGTTGTAAAT acATCGCAATCTTGTGAGAGAATGCTTCTTAAATGTAATTTTGGTGGCGTTGAATACAATTGTACAGAACTTTTTCATCCAGTTATATTGGACGAAGGATTGTGCTGCACATTCAATTCACTGGATCAGGtctacaaatttacaaatat ATCATCAAaggttttttttaacaaaacttatCCACCAAACGTCAAGCCCGTTGATTGGTCTTTGGAAAACGGTTATCTGAACCCCTTACCCAAATATTTTTCACCAATGAAGGCCGTCGGTTTTGGACAAACACTCGgattaaacattattttaaatgtaGAGAGAGATGAATATTCATGTTCGTCAGGAAAAAGTATCGGTTTCAAATTCACAGTAGGCAACCCGGAAGACGAGCCAAACATACACGAATCGGGTCTACTGCTTGCACCTGGCTTTGAGTCAATTATTCGTATTATACCCAGTCATCAGGAAGCAGATCAAAAATTGCACGTTTTGAGTCGCAAGTACAGAAATTGTGTTTTTGAGAGCGAACATAAGTTATCAGTATTTTCGCACTATTCATATTTGaattgtatgtatgagtgtagaATAAAAACTACAATTTCTCTTTGCGGTTGCGCTGAACCTTACATGATTACGAGATATTCGAATCATACAATATGTGGCTATAAAGACTTTAAATGCGTACAGGAGATCCAGtacttattgaaaaataaaagatttcaaATACCTTGTGGCCAAGAGTGTTGGACCAgttgttttttaaagaaatacaaaGTTGATATATTCTCGGCCAACTTGAAGAAGTCATTAATGGAGCACACCAACACTCTGTTCGCCAATGTGACAGATACTTATGTGGAAGAAAATATTGCGATTGCAAACTTTTACCTGCAACGATATTCCTATGAGAGCACCAAACAGTCGCCATATATCGACTCAGTTGATGtgttat CTAATGTCGGTGGCCTCATTGGAGTTTTCATGGGATTTAGTTTCATTTCGTTtgctgaaattatttattttttctgcatACGATCAAGGCGACTAAACTCCGTTCGGAAAATTGGCAATTCAGGGCGTAGACCATGTGCACTTTTAGCCAATAGACCCAAAACACGTTTCATTAATCCATACAAAACACCAGTATACTCTTTATATCAAAACAATAAATTCAAATCTCCACTGAAGATGTGA
- the LOC125778259 gene encoding pickpocket protein 28-like: MVILANNNQHQPGTQLRYRLPISCCDHMQYEPSAQEQGIELLKRSQSCERMLLKCNFGGVEYNCTELFHPVILDEGLCCTFNSLDQVYKFTNMSMKFNYNKTYPPNVKPVDWSLENGYQNPLPKYYSPMKAVGSGQTLGLNIILNVEKDEYYCSSGNSVGFKVALDNPEEEPNIPESALLLAPGLKSSIRIIPTHQEADRKLRNLSRN; the protein is encoded by the exons ATGGTCATACTCGCCAACAATAATCAGCATCAACCCGGTACCCAGTTACGTTACCGACTACCCATTTCCTGCTGTGACCATATGCAATATGAACCAAGCGCTCAGGAGCAAGGTATCGAACTTCTCAAA AGATCGCAATCCTGTGAACGAATGCTCCTTAAGTGTAATTTTGGTGGCGTTGAATACAATTGTACGGAACTTTTTCATCCAGTTATATTGGACGAAGGCCTATGCTGCACATTCAATTCACTGGATCAGGtctacaaatttacaaatatgtcAATGAAgtttaattataacaaaacaTATCCACCAAACGTCAAGCCTGTTGATTGGTCTTTGGAAAATGGCTATCAGAACCCTCTACCCAAATACTATTCACCAATGAAGGCCGTCGGCTCTGGACAAACGCTAgggttaaatattattttaaacgtAGAGAAAGATGAATATTATTGTTCGTCAGGGAATAGTGTGGGTTTCAAAGTCGCATTGGACAACCCCGAAGAAGAGCCAAACATACCCGAATCTGCTTTACTACTTGCACCAGGTCTTAAGTCATCGATTCGCATTATACCCACACATCAGGAAGCAGATCGAAAATTACGCAATTTGAGTCGGAA CTAG
- the LOC105221887 gene encoding pickpocket protein 28 produces the protein MGIYAEDRSVQLKPKFTPEKPKVSVRPKHKSSDCSSEEVEEDHFCTKEAAKKSCKYYLQNTTLHGLKYIAEDKITLPERVFFGLSFIGVVILSGYFISNVYVKWSASPIIISTSAKQTLASDVPFPAITICNLNQASKSKVQGIPTSYYRQNLNYSLLMSLCGQNQLGESYNVRGTWANFKTILKAVAQPCDEMLLYCSYGAKQENCSVIFNSALTDDGLCCTFNALDPIFMQRNFSDEDRISPKSSNHFVPMDWTPEKGYNADLPKNYYPRVSGGTGSRLGLTVVLNSSASEYYCTKSKSVGFKILVHNPAELPRVTNYGFLVTAGREARIPIEPIYENAVPGIRSIRKEKRRCLFSDEGDLTYYRTYSRRNCEIECEAKILIDKCDCVLYYLPRINASARICGPNDNACTNEIQTQIESSDKKVTCANCWPACFELSYRATVTSTTITYGQFLTADEWPPELFSSATNFSEISIVNFYYLSSILRSTTKSEMFGFTEFLSNTGGLLGLFMGFSIFSIIEIVYYVTLRPYCASRNMQMSRRRRHNNVKWLRALRSRVKPAKYEGSTKFWVNEMQQKKVMNYKNYRNNLNHIFLQHKQALQNNDGVPMYPYLE, from the exons ATGGGCATTTATGCCGAAGATCGTTCAGTGCAGTTGAAACCAAAATTCACACCCGAAAAGCCGAAAGTGTCTG TACGTCCAAAACATAAAAGCAGCGATTGCTCCAGCGAAGAAGTCGAGGAGGATCATTTCTGTACTAAGGAGGCTGCAAAgaaaagttgtaaatattatttgcaaaatacCACCTTGCATGGCTTGAAATACATTGCGGAGGACAAAATTACTTTGCCCGAAAG AGTATTTTTCGGGCTGTCTTTTATTGGTGTGGTTATATTATCCGGTTACTTTATATCCAATGTCTATGTGAAATGGTCTGCATCGCCGATAATAATTTCAACGAGCGCCAAACAAACACTGGCCAGCGATGTACCCTTCCCTGCTATAACCATATGTAATCTTAATCAGGCATCCAAAAGTAAAGTGCAAGGCATTCCAAC ATCTTATTAtagacaaaatttaaattattctttACTCATGAGCCTCTGTGGACAGAACCAGTTGGGAGAATCGTATAATGTTAGAGGCACTTGggcaaattttaaaactattctGAAAGCG GTGGCACAGCCCTGCGATGAAATGCTTTTGTACTGCAGCTATGGGGCCAAGCAGGAGAATTGCTCAGTGATCTTCAACTCTGCCTTAACTGACGATGGCTTGTGTTGCACATTTAATGCGTTGGATCCAATTTTTATGCAGCGAAATTTTAG CGATGAAGACCGCATCTCGCCCAAATCATCTAACCATTTTGTACCGATGGACTGGACACCCGAAAAGGGTTACAATGCTGATCTGCCGAAAAACTATTATCCACGTGTATCAGGTGGTACCGGAAGTCGGCTAGGTCTAACAGTTGTCTTGAACTCTTCAGCATCCGAGTATTACTGCACGAAATCTAAGAGTGTTGGCTTTAAG ATTTTGGTGCATAACCCCGCCGAACTACCCAGGGTAACTAACTACGGATTTTTGGTGACAGCCGGACGTGAAGCACGCATTCCAATCGAACCGATTTATGAGAACGCTGTTCCTGGCATACGTTCCATACGTAAGGAGAAACGTCGTTGTCTTTTTTCCGACGAGGGTGACCTAACCTACTACCGCACATATTCGCGCAGGAATTGCGAAATCGAGTGCGAGGCGAAAATTTTGATTGATAAATGCGACTGTGTCCTTTACTATTTGCCACGCATTAATGCCTCAGCACGTATTTGTGGACCCAATGACAATGCCTGCACGAATGAGATACAAACACAAATCGAGTCGTCGGATAAAAAGGTGACTTGCGCCAATTGCTGGCCGGCATGCTTTGAACTGAGCTACAGGGCAACTGTAACGTCCACGACAATCACTTATGGACAATTCTTGACAGCCGATGAATGGCCACCCGAGTTATTCAGCTCGGCTACAAACTTTTCTGAGATATCTATAGTAAACTTTTACTATTTATCAAGTATATTGCGCAGCACAACGAAGTCGGAGATGTTCGGCTTCACTGAGTTTCTTT CCAACACTGGTGGTCTACTGGGCTTATTCATGGGATTTAGTATCTTCTCCATTATCGAAATAGTGTATTACGTCACTTTGCGCCCGTATTGCGCCAGCCGCAACATGCAAATGTCTCGTCGCCGTCGTCATAACAACGTGAAA TGGCTGCGCGCTCTTCGAAGCAGAGTCAAACCGGCGAAATATGAGGGCTCCACCAAATtttgggtgaatgagatgcaaCAGAAAAAGGTgatgaattacaaaaactaccGAAATAACTTAAATCATATCTTTCTACAACACAAACAAGCTCTACAAAACAATGATGGCGTACCAATGTACCCCTATTTGGAGTAA